In Dermochelys coriacea isolate rDerCor1 chromosome 4, rDerCor1.pri.v4, whole genome shotgun sequence, the sequence GGTCCGGGcagtgactttttgtttattgctatGACCCCTTggagacttttactaaaaatacccctgactacaTGGCAGCCTTAAACATTGCCCAGCGGCCCCTGCGGCTGGCTCAGAGACTCCTCTCCTCCCATTGGCTCTGCCGCCGGAGGGGCGGTGTCGGGACGGGGGCGGAGCGAGGATTGGCCGGACTCCGCCCATATTCCGCGCTGTGGGCCGGACCGCCGCCGGGTGCGCGAGCAAGTCAACCGCTCAACAATCACTAGCCAATGAGAGGGCGCGGCTTGCAGGCGCGTGCGCAGTAACGCGGGCTGTCGCCGCGGGATGCGCCCTGGAAGCGTCATGGCGGCCCGCGGGCGGGTCCTGCTCgtatccctgctgctgctgagcggCCCGGGGCTTGTGCGGGGCTGGGACCAGCCGGGTAAGGGCTCGACCCCACCCCGCGGGGGGCGCGGGAGCCGGGCTGCGCGGGTCTCTCCTGGGCCTGGGCGGGTGGCCGGGTCCGCCCGCCCCCTTCGCGGCGCCCCGAGGGGGTGGGAGCCCTCTGTGCCCACGCGCAGCGCACCTGCGGGCCGAGCCACCGCACGAGCCCTTGTTCACGCGGGAGAGCAGAGGGCACGCGGGGTTGGCAGCGCTGCGCTAACGCTGCCTCCCAGCCCGCCGCGGAGCCGGCAGAAGCAGGTGCTCAGTACAGGGACAAAGTGGCcacacctaatgcatccgatgaagggagctgtagctcacgaaagcttatgctctaataaatttgttagtctctaaggtgccacaagtactccttttctttttgcgtctcCTCCTGGCATGCTCCCGCACGATCAGGTCGCTTTTCCAAGCCCCCTCAAATTCCCAGCTCTTTGTACCCGTCCGCAAGCAGGTGATGTCATTGCCAGGTACTGACCTCAGCTAAAAACACTGGGACACTGTCACCCTTAGTTCTAGTCTCAATCCAGGTGAATTTTACAACCTCCTTTCTCCCCAaggcctttcctcccctccttcctcttgATCAACAGACTTTCCGTTCCACCTGGGTTCACGTGGGCTTCACTTTTAAGATAAcactggtggggtgggaaggtttATGTTTGCTCcttttaagacaggtttcagagtgattgccctgttagtctgtatcagcgaaaacaacaaggaatccttgtggcaccttagagaaattaAACAAcacgtttatttgggcataagcttttgtgggctaaaacccacttcagcaggtgcttggagtggaacatacagtagggagctATAAATAcatagcatatgaaaagatgggagttgcctttccaagtgaggggtcagtgctaatgagccaattcaattatggtggaagtgggctattctcagcagttgacaagaaggggtggaaatagcttttgtagtgctaatgaggccaatgtaaacaaggtggcccgtttcaaacagttgaaaagaaggtgtgaatatcagcagggggaaatttaGTTTTTGTagcgacccatccactcccagtctttgttcaggcctaatttgatggtgtccagtttgcaaattaattccagttctgcaagtttcttgtttttgaaggttttttttgttgaagaatggccactcttaagtctgttattgagtgtccagggagactgaagtgttctcctactggtttttgaatgatataattcctgatgtcagatctgtgtccatatattcttttgcatagagactgtccagccaatgtacatggcagaggggcattgctggcacatgatagcatatatcatattggcagATGTataggtgaatgagcccctgatgatgtggctgatgtggtttaAAACCATCTCCAGTCACCTCTATTGGTCACAGGCCTTTTTATAAACTTCCCCTCacccagtgattctcaacctatggcccacaggccgctTGCAGCCCGATCAGCACAGAACCTTGGCCCATCTGACAGCCTCaaggccatacaggtagtattggatgtgcCCCCATAACATattgtggcccacaatggtaaataggttgagaatcactgccctaaTCTCAttagacagaatactgggctagatggaccactggactgacccagtatggctgttcttgtgtatGCATTATTTAGGGTCCATCTTCAAGTCTCTAAGaggattttattgttttgtttgatttcattttttgtccCCTTGAAAAATTATGATTGTGAGCGTTTGCTTGTTTGACCTGCATGGTTCATGTATTGTGGTAAATTTCTAGAAGGTGTAAGATACTTGATGATCCTCATTAGTAGGTGATAGTATGCTTAGTCATCATGATACAGCAAGCatttaatttttgtgtcatttgggGATTCTTGACTTGGGGATTGTTCCTGTAGAGTTAGTATGTATAAATTGAAGAGAACTAGGCTGAAATTAAACTGTGTTTTACTCATCTTTCTTTCTTGACGTCTTCAGTTTATATATTGCTGTCTTGAATTTGATGGACTGGAACGTGGATTGACTAAAGTCATAAGTTTTTCCTTCACTTCCATTTTGTACTAATTTCAGGTTCAGTCATGAGTGCCAGTCAAAAGCTTTTTATGGAGTCTATGAAGcagactatttttttctttttttttttttttaacaaatttgttCATGAGCATCTATATGGTAAATACACAATCCGGGATTTGCTTTTCACAGAGAAACTATTGCGTTGTAACCAAAGGTTCTTGCATAAGCCTGTAAGTTTTTGGTGAGGTGCCAGCTGGACTGTGACATACACAGAAACATCTCTTTGAAAGGAGTAGAACAGAGCTGGGTTCTATTAGCAGGGTCTGTCAGTGTCATAGACTTTCAGCTACAATCATATTGTTGCTGGGAGTCTCAAGTGGTTTTTAAAGTGCTCCCTGTTCTTAAAGCACCTTGGCAGGCTGCTTGTgttaaatttgttcgtctctaaggtgccacaagtactccttttcttttttgcttgtgTTAACTGTCACATTTTACTCTTCTGAAACAAATTCTTCATTCATGCTAGTTCTGTTAATTTGTGTACTTCCTTTTCAGGGAGGGCTTTGTTGCGGGAGATCCAAGCTCTCACTCTTTACAGAGATGGATATACTACTTCTCGGCGGACATCTCCAATTCCCCAGTTACAATGTACTGGAGGCACAGCTGGATGTGCATACGTCCCCGCGGTTGTTCAGTGTCATAACAAAGGATGGGATGGCTTTGACATACAGGTAGCTTCACTTCAAAGTGCTTGTAATTGAAATGCTAAATATTAAGTAAGAATCTCTTTGCACAGACTGAATGAAATTTTCAGCAACTATAAACTAAAAAGAATCACAAGAACATTTCTAAATTATAGTGCAGAATATTCCTTTAATGACTGAGTCTGAGACCCCCGTTTTAAACACTTTACCTTaaggccagtgccagtcctcaaatcatcCCAGCGGCTAATAATgtcacagaaaagaaaacatttatattagttttattatttctacaaaattcaaaataaaaaacatcaTACAACTTTATAGAATTCTtcacctgccagagagtttttagtgtttgccagacacctggcagcgcttcagttctgtcagtttgttgatatttggcctcagtgactgaaaccttcaggattacagcaaggtgtgcatcagatagttgttTGGTATCTTGCCTTGTTTATATtcatggggggagaaggggggagtgaCAGTGCCTctatggctgactctgcccggtgactagtgatggtatctccatctctctcccccagccagtgggagctgcagcggGCAGCACCTGCAGTAGACAGAGCCAGCTGCATGGGTCTCTCCTCCGCAgccacagtggggaggttcttgggCTGCAGACAGCCCGTgggccgggactttgagacccctggtttaaaaGCATAGTTTTAAAGGGACATTATCTGTTAGTCTACACCCCAAacttaaattttgtttaaaagaacACTGTCCAGTCAAATTTGAGCCAAATGTTAGATTTCTTAACATACGCTTCCTAAAATCAAAGACCAATACAAAAGTCTCCATATTACCCATCTCTTTCTTTAGTGTAAAAATAAGatcttgtctacatgagaaagttgcagcagtttaacttaattatttttaaattgaattagtTAAAATAGTGCAAGACTATTTATGGACACCCTTATTTTGGCTTTGCTAAAACAATTTGCCAATCAATTTATGCTAAACCTGAAACAAGGCATTCTGTAACCAAACACAGAGGTTTGTACCATCTTagctaaactgatttttaaaaccaatttaagttAAACTGCTGCAACTTTCACTTGTAGACAAGTTCTGACTTTCAGATCTTTCAAGCAAAAATGTggtttaaattttaatattttatccaATTTTTGAAAGTTTGGGTAATAGCAAAATAGGTTTCTGCGGGGAAAAAAAGCTGAAATGGAAGTCTTGGCCATAGAAACACTGAAAGATCTTGGTATTACTTTGTAAATTCAGTCAAATGTGGATTTACAATTGCATGTGTCATTCTGAATTGTTTCTTCAGGAATTAACTATTTAAATCTTGCTAAAGCTATATGTGCCCTATGGCTAAggccattttttttgtttgatgaGATAGGCACTTCTTTAGGAGTTGCACTTATGATTTTCTTTAGAGAATGCTTTCATTACATCATTGTTTCTGATCCCGCAATTTAATCTATGTGGGCAAACTTCtgtctcactgatgtcaatggagctccACCTGGATACAACAGTCTGTTGACATGGATCaggttgcaggattggagccttgaTTAGTATTTCATTGTAACTACCACCCAGCTTTCTTGTGGGGGAtacttatttaaaacattttaaaggctATTGCTTTTTTTATTACATGATACTCTGCAGTATTCTGTAAAGATGATTGCTTAGAAAAACCTGATATGTGAACTACTGAAACTTGGTCTTTTAAAGTTACAATTGCTTTACTTTTTGGATGTTCAGTTTCTCTAAGTTAAAGGTTCATGAATCTTGATAGTTAACTTAAAATACAAATGTCCAGAAGCTCTCTTAATTACTGTTTTTGAATGATTTGATAATTATTGCTATATTTCACTACATATATAGGAAGTAATCAAAAGACTGCTCTCACCAACCAGCAAATGGTTACTACTTTGAATTTTGTtcactaatttcagtgggagtgtaAGGCAGACTTGGACAACTCCTATCGCTTTGGGAGAATCGAAGTGAGCTGTGAAGGCTATGATTATCCAGAGGACCCTTACATCTTAAGGGGATCTTGTGGTTTGCAGTACGGGTTAGAGTTAACCGAGGAAGGCCAAAGAAAAGCGAACAACTTTGGTGGAAGCTTTAGCTCCAGCTATTACCAGTCAAGTAAAGTGAATTCTCAGGATTCCTCTGACTCTGCTGCTGGAGTGCTTGTCGTAATAGCCCTTCTGCTCCTTGCTTACGGGTGTCACAAGCTATTCCTCCGTAATCGGCTGCCTCAACAGGATTTCTCTAATGGTGACGGATACTCTGGGACATCTTGGCAGAACAGTCAGACACCACCTCCTCCCGGTTTTAAACCCAGCTTCACAGGTGGGTTTTAAGCCTGTTGTAGcattagaaataaaaagcaaTGGGGTATTGCTCTGGCTGCAGCAAATGTGggtggaaatattttaaaaaacaaaaaaaaaatcttcatgcaTTGCTGAGTGTGAATGTCCGTTATGGGGccccaaaaacaacaaggagtccagtagcagtttaaagactaacagatttatttgacaCCAGTTATGGGGCCCACAGTCATGAGTTCCTTATTAAAGTTGCAACTAGCTTTCTACTCTTTCTCTCTTTGgaggagactttcaaaggcacaaatgagtGTTAGGTGCCAACTCCCACTGACCCTCAAAGAGAATTGAATGCCTGGCTGCCCTTTGTCTTTGAAACTCTCCCATTATTTTTAACAAACTTAACTTTTTTCAAAGCAGTCCTTTTAGTATGAAACTTCATATTTATTTGgtcagagtggggggggggtgggacacAACTTGAAAAGAATCAAACATTTtgagtaaaattattttttacgtgggatgccattgtgctaggtggtgtttaaatacagaaaaaagatAGTCCAGTGCTCCAAAGTTTATAAACTTAAATATAAGGAAAGAGACACCAGATAGACTCACAGGGGCGCACAAGGAAACAATGCGATAACATTGGAcaacatgataggcagtggtctcagcacatcagcagcccagccattgtcaagttttttgagGGCTTCATGGCAAAGGAGGGTTTTGAGGAGGGagttgaaggtggataatgaggtacGGTAGAACTcaagagttacaaacaccagaattatgaactgaccagtcaaccacacacctcatttggaaccggaagtagcagagacctaaaaaaaaaaaaaaggcaaatacagtagagtgttaaatgtaaactactttaaaaaaaaaaaagggggggggtggagaagaagcattgtttttctgcatagtaaaatttcaaagctgtattaagtcaatgttcagtggtaaacttttgaaagaacagccataacattttgttcagagttacaaacaacctccatttctgaggtgTTCATAATTCAGAGGTTTCACTGTAGTtgtgcagatgtttacagggagtgCCTCTCAAGTGTGTGGAGAAAGCAAGacagtgcttgtttgaaaatctaAGTAGTGGGCAACGAAGGCTGGCATCATTGGCTAATCGGAAGTGGGAGTCAACCTTTCAATACTGAATGAGAAGTAGGGTAAGGATAAATCAAGTGGAACCTTGAAAATTTAATGCTGTGAAATAGTGTGGTGGTGAGCGCTTTTATAGGTATGTTAATGGAACTTGTGCTCTTAAATTCCGtaagagcttttgaaaaatctgttccCATTTGCTGATTCTGGAATTTCTAAACCATGTGTCAATGGCGTGTGCCCATTAGTAACTCTGGTGAGTTCCTACTGCACACCAATGGCTATTGTTatcattattatgtatttgtattgtgaAGCACCTACAAAATCCAGCTGTGACCAGGACCTTACTGTGCTAGGTGTTGTCAAGCACAGAGCAAAGTGTCATTTTCTTCTTCCATCCTATTCCTTATCATCCAAGTTTAGCCAAGGTCCCTGTCCTTGCCAGGGCCAACAGATTTCAGACATGTTAGGAAATTTTCCCTGTTGTAAAAAATTTTCTTTAACTCTTATCTCAAAtactttattgattttttttttttttcccccccctctcaGACTACTGTCATAACATGCCTGTGAAATTTCTGGCAGATTGGTTTAGATTGGAGTTCAGGGGGAGTTTAGACTGCCTTCTCTGATCacttccctttttttgttttgttttttttagtgatTATGAATATGTTTATCTCTGGATTTAGAGTGCAGTTCTACTCTAAAATGTGACTGTAAATGACATTGTGAAATTCCACATTGCCTCTGATTCCAGGTTATAAGGCTTCTGCTAACAATTAAAAATATGCCTTTTTCTAACTGATAATTCTGCATGTTCAACCAGAGATTTAAGTCAAGCTGGGTTTCCCCTGACTCATGCATCACCAATAGTGAAGACTTTGCATCTGATCTTGGTTAACAGTTCTGTTAACATGCACTTGAGACAGAACTACCAGGAGGAAAAAATATGGTGGTGGTGTTTAGTCATTAGATTGAGCACATACTACTCAAAGTACTCAGTACTCAAAATGGCAGCAAAAATCTTTTGAGTAAGAAgacctgggaggcagtgtggtctaatgtATAAGGTACCGAGCAAGGTtttgttcccagctttgccactgacctgctgtatgaTCTGAACAAGTTGCTCACCCTTGTTTCACCTTCCATACTTTATCTGTCTTGCATGTGTAGAGTataagttctttggagcagggactgtctcttaatgGTTCTTGTGCAATGTCTAGTAACAGAGACCCTGATCTGGATGGACGGCACtaagcattactgtaatacaattaTTAAACAGGTGccattttttaatgtaatcacTTTCCAGAGCAGAACCGCTCCCTGAAGCTCTTCAAATGGGGATTGATCCATTGAAGGattaaagtccattgaagtcaggagTCAGTCTCACAGTTAgttctttgttaaaataattcttttattTGACTCTAAGGATGGCATGATGGTAAATTGCCATTGACTCAAAgttgattgggttttttttttgttttgtttttcatttgcaaTTTGAATTAAGGAGCTGGTGGTTTTGGTGGCGGTTTCAGTTCTGAGGCCAATTCAGGACCAGGGTTTTGGACTGGACTCGGAACAGGAGGCCTACTAGGATACTTGGCTGGTAGTCAAAGGTAAGCACTATGCTCGCTCTCTCATTCCCTTTTCCCCGTAGTCTTTCCTCCTTGTGGTGTACGCTTTACTTAGCTATAAAATATtcacattgcttcttgttttgagCTTGCAGGATCCTGCATCATCCAAGCTGCAAAATCCTGCCACAATAGCAGTTCccagttggaagctgaagcttcAGCAGATGGGGCATTTTAAAAGAGTTCTTTGAGACTGGTTTTGTTTCAGTTAACCACCTACCACGGTAGCTTGTTTCAATgaactgcaaattaaaaaaattatataaacaagTTGTGTGGAATATCTCCAATGTCATAGCTAAGAGCATTAAGAATAGAAGTAATTGTAAAttagtagggctgttgattgattgccgttaactcatgcgattaactaaaaaaaatgtattgcagtttttaattgcactgtttaaacaatagaatatcaattgaaatgtattaaatatttgttgatggttttttctacattttcaaatgattttatttcaattacagcacagaatacaaaccgtagagtgctcagtttatattatttttttattaaatagtcGCACTGtaaaataatagtatttttcaattcacttcagaAGTACTGTAATGTGATCTCTTTACCGAGAGggtgcaactttaaaaaaaataaataaataaaaaatctacatttgtttttggttacataactgcactcaaaacaatataaaacttgagaggctataagtccactcagtcccacttcttgttcaacccaatcactcagacaaacaagtttgtttacatttacaggagataatgctgcccacttatttacaatgtcacctgaaagtgggaacaggcattcacatggcacttttgtagctggcattgcaaggtatttacgtgccagatatgctaaatatgcgtatgccccttcatgcttcgaccaccattccagaggacatgcttctatgctgatacACTCATTAaaatataatgcattaattaaatttatgactgaactccttggggcagaatTGTCTCTCTCCGGCTcgtttaatcatagaatcatataatatcagggttggaagggacctcaggtggtcatctagtccaaccccctgctcaaaacatgcatcagtccgcactgctttggatagttatcaagcaaaacccatcatcagcatggacgcatgtcccctggaatggatcgtaaaagcatgaagggacatgaatctttaatgcatctggcacataaatatcttgagacaccagctacaacagtgccttgcgaatgcctgttctcactttcaggagacattgtaaacAGGGAGCaggagcattatctcctgaaaatgtaaacaaacttgtttgtctgagcgattggctaaacaagaaataggactgagtggacgtataggcgctgaagttttacattgttttattttgaatgcaggtGTTTTTGTACCAAATTCTacattgtaagttcaactttcacgataaagggattgcactacagtacttgtattaggtgaattgaaaaatactatttcttttagtttttacagcgcaaatatttgtaataaaaaataaagtattctgcgttataactgaaatcaatatatttgaaaatgtaaaaaaatccaaaatatttaaataaatagtattctattactgtttaacagcgcaattaattgcCTGATTAAGCacaattttttaatcacatgacagCCCTATAAATTAGCCTTTATTCTTAATTTTATCACCCCTAAAGTCACTTTGGGCTGGTTCCTGCTCTGCTGTGACATCCAGGATGCACCATTCTGAGACTTTATGGGGAGCCAAATTCCAAGGGGCTCCAGTATATGGACTAGTCTCCCCACCTCATATCCCATGAATAGAAATCCAAGTGGCATGATTCTACAAAGGACTTTTACTTTAATATTACTTTGTACAAAGTAACAGGCAAAAATCTGTTTTACAATAATAAAGTAATTTAAATAGCTGAGCTCTCATCTGCCATTcacatttgaaatgtttgtttaaaaatcaaaacattttgtaaactCTTCCAAACAGCCTAGTAGGAGTAGCAACAGTTGCCATTTTAGTGGGATTTTATAGGGACTCTGGGACTCTGCAGAGCTCAAACTGATCTTACACAGGAGTGTTTTGTTTAGTGACTGGGCTACCTACAGATATGCCAACTCACCATTTATTGGAATGTAGTAATATACGGGGCTGTGTGTATTTACCTGCTCTTTAAGGAACAAAAGTTGGGATACTAACTGATTAAAAACTTCATGACTCTTAATACGAAACATGCTGGAATGCACTGAAGTTTCaatctactttgaaaagtgattGGGAGGGAGCTAGAGGAGACAAACTGGCAGCTATGCAGAAAAAACAGTTTGGGAGCAGAGACCAATTCTGATGTACAAGGAGCAATAGAATCCAGCTGACACTCTTAGCTCTGAAGGGCTAATAGAAGTAAAAGCAGCAAAGCTAGCAGATATGACTGAATACACACAGGGTGCAGATTTCTTCAGCAGGAAGAAACAaacatttacaggtttcagagtagcagccgtgttagtctgtattcgcaaaaagaaaaggagtacttgtggcaccttagagactaacaaatttattagagcataagctttcgtgagctacagctcacttcatcggatgcatttggtggaaaaaaaaactcctCTTCAGAGGAGAGTGGCTTGTTGAAGTAACTGAAGTCACCCCTTTAGGGCTCCTAGGATGTTTCAAatatctgtttgcttttttaaaaaagctttaaactGGTCTAAACACCAGGAAATTTGTATATAGAAAAGATGTGCTTTTTGACTTTATTTGGAGCTCTTGGGTGCTCAGAATGCTGGAAATTTGAGTCACTTATTTAGTGGCCTAAATATAGCTTTATTCCATTAAAAACTCTTCTTTCCCCATGTTCTGACAAGAATAAGAAGAAATTGTGATCCAAACTTAGTGAAGGAGTAGActttggattttcaaaaagtcGGAATCTCCTGTCTCTAGAAGTTGAGAATAAACTGAAGTGAGATGAGTCAAAGATCATGAATTTTACTCGGTCTCTCTCTTCACACCTGTATTGCAGTTGCTCATATCTTCTCTAGTAAAATGTCCCTAGAGATACTTTAaagtgttgttgttattattattattttacattacaTAAATGTAATAGAAGAAcaaaggaattgccagactggatcaaaaATCTAGTCCAGTTTCTGACAATACTCAGCATCAGATTcataggaaggtgcaagaaacctcctAATCCCTAGGAATTGGATACTGGTTAAATCCTGaaacatgaggtttaatatctcttccaaaatttGTTAGCATTAAGTATGATAGCTCTGAAAAAGCTTGTTGTTCACATATATGTCCAATTCCTCTTTGCATCTTGCTAAGTTTTAGGcctaaaaataagtaaaatgtgcgcaattgtatttttttactcatatctgcctttttaaaaaagatgcttTGCTTTGGATGCTAATACCTTcttaaatatttacctttttaaaaaaaaaaaattcttaaatccATGTTTCTTTTGTCAGGGCACAACCACGTTCCTCATATTTTCCATATGCCAATCCATATGCTGGTcccactgctgctcctcctccaggcGGAAATTCAAGTGGCTTTACAGGGCCTCATACCTCAGGGACAAGAACTGCTTCTGGTAAGGCAAAAACTGTTTTATCTTCCTGTGGCTCCTCAAGAGATTTTGGGGCTGATCCAAGCACATTGAAATGAATGATCAGACTACCATGgattttagtgggctttggatttgcTCCTCCTGGGCAAAATAAAACCTAACGTATTGCTGAGGAGATGTTCTCCATAAAGTTCCTTGAATGTATGTGAACTTCCTACTGTACATAGCTTCTTTCCCaaagtattattaattaaataacaCAACCGAAATGCCaaattagagacacaaggtgggagaggtaatatcttttcctgggactgacacaTCTACAGCTAAACTGCATGCATGAAGTACCAAATGACCTTCAAAGACTGCCATCTCCAGCTCTTTAATGACCATGTTCAGGAATTCAAACTTTGTGCATAGGATCATAGAAatgctgggctggaagggacctcaagaggtcacctagtccatccCGCCCGCACTGAGGCAAGATTAGTATtcccaccatctctgacaggtatttatccaacctgttcttataaacctccaatgactgggatcctacaacctcccttggaagcctatttcagtgcttaactatccttgtagtcagaaagtttttcttaatatctaacctgaatctacCTTGCTGCAAACCAAACTAAATATTtcttggtggacatggagaacaattaatcccCATCATCCTTATAACAATCTATTACATATATGAAGACTGTTATTGtgtcccccctcagccttctctagACTACAGTAGTTGACTTGATTAAATGTAATACATTTCACATAAAAATACTGCCATTAGAAGACCATAAGGATTTGATTGCACCACTGTGCAATCCTTGTTCTGCCCCTTGTGCATCTGCATTGTGGTGTAGTCTTTAATCACATGAAcgtatattaattttttttctcaggaCCTCGCCCTCAGTCATTGGAAGTTGCTGAGTGAATGAAACTGCTGAACTATATTTTTATCCTTAGTATTCAGTGTGATTCCCTTCCTTATTCACAATACCTCATTAAACCTCCATATTGTATGAGGTAAGGGTCCACAGGTCTGTCTGGCCTGGATTAGGGCACAGAGATTTTTCCTTTCTAGTGCCCCATCTACCCTACAATTTCAGTAGTCAGAAGAGCTTGTTACAACACTATTGCagtttgtagtatagacagaACCTTGTAAATATCTCTTAACCAGACTAAAACTTCAGACTATGGAACAAAGTTATGATTCCATCTTTGCTAGAAATTGGAGCCAAATTTAAACCAGGTCTCCCTTAACTCCTTTCTCATGTAAATAGGTTTTGTCAATCCAGATCAtcaccttttttcttctttgtttccaTGGAGGTAGTAGAGCTGTTCTAAGCACAACGagtttctttttctcttgctccTGCTTGAGTAGTGGCAACTTATGGCAAGTGTCACAGCTGTGTTCTAAGATATTGCTCAATGATTAATATGGGCCAAGGGTTCATTTATTgataaacatttatattatggtagcactcaaAGACTGCCATCAGGATTGAGGCCCCATTGTACTTAGGCTCTCACAGCATTCAAAAAAATTCCTGGTCTggagagtttgcaatctaaatgaCAGATGTGGCACTTCCCTGTAGGCCTTCAGTGAAC encodes:
- the SARAF gene encoding store-operated calcium entry-associated regulatory factor, which codes for MRPGSVMAARGRVLLVSLLLLSGPGLVRGWDQPGRALLREIQALTLYRDGYTTSRRTSPIPQLQCTGGTAGCAYVPAVVQCHNKGWDGFDIQWECKADLDNSYRFGRIEVSCEGYDYPEDPYILRGSCGLQYGLELTEEGQRKANNFGGSFSSSYYQSSKVNSQDSSDSAAGVLVVIALLLLAYGCHKLFLRNRLPQQDFSNGDGYSGTSWQNSQTPPPPGFKPSFTGAGGFGGGFSSEANSGPGFWTGLGTGGLLGYLAGSQRAQPRSSYFPYANPYAGPTAAPPPGGNSSGFTGPHTSGTRTASGFGGTKRR